A region from the Colius striatus isolate bColStr4 chromosome 12, bColStr4.1.hap1, whole genome shotgun sequence genome encodes:
- the B3GNT7 gene encoding UDP-GlcNAc:betaGal beta-1,3-N-acetylglucosaminyltransferase 7 has translation MFQWKKTIYKTVCLSFLLVITVTVLQRGMAPSQFMPGQQQKEPPPTEPLKTQKRDNSFPMTSTFWKSKKEKAAVKEEESAMAKPTKSWDVTTTNCSANQNLSKVDWFKGLEPNFQQFLLYRHCRYFPMLINHPEKCGGGVYLLIVVKSIITQHDRREAIRRTWGQEKEVDGKKIRTLFLLGTASKEEERANYQKLLDYENHIYGDILQWDFLDSFFNLTLKEVHFLKWLNIYCDDVRFIFKGDDDVFVSPSNILEFLEDKKEGEDLFVGDVLYKARPIRRKENKYYIPSALYNKNNYPPYAGGGGFIMDGSLAKRLHKASETLELYPIDDVFLGMCLEVLKVSPVGHEGFKTFGIVKNKNSKMNKEPCFFRGMLVVHKLLPPELLQMWDLVHSNLTCSRKLNIL, from the coding sequence GAAGAAGACCATCTACAAAACAGTCTGCCTGTCCTTCTTGCTGGTGATCACAGTGACGGTGCTGCAGCGGGGAATGGCCCCCAGCCAGTTCATGCCGGGCCAGCAGCAGAAAGAGCCGCCCCCAACGGAGCCCCTGAAGACGCAGAAGAGAGACAACTCCTTCCCCATGACCAGCACCTTCTGGAAGAGCAAGAAGGAGAAAGCTGCtgtgaaggaggaggagagcgcGATGGCAAAACCAACAAAGTCCTGGGACGTCACCACTACCAACTGCTCAGCCAACCAGAACCTGAGCAAAGTGGACTGGTTCAAAGGGCTGGAGCCCAACTTCCAGCAGTTCCTGCTCTACCGGCACTGCCGCTACTTCCCCATGCTCATCAACCACCCCGAGAAGTGCGGCGGGGGCGTCTACCTGCTCATCGTGGTCAAGTCCATCATCACGCAGCACGACCGCCGCGAGGCCATCCGGAGGACCTGGGGCCAGGAGAAGGAGGTGGACGGCAAGAAAATCAGGACACTGTTCTTGTTGGGCACGGCCtccaaggaggaggagagagccAACTACCAGAAGCTGCTGGATTACGAGAACCACATCTACGGGGATATCTTGCAGTGGGATTTCCTGGACAGCTTCTTCAACCTCACCCTCAAAGAGGTCCATTTCCTGAAGTGGCTGAACATCTACTGCGACGACGTCCGCTTCATCTTCAAAGGCGACGACGACGTGTTTGTGAGTCCCAGCAACATCCTGGAGTTCCTGGAGGacaagaaggaaggagaggaccTCTTTGTGGGGGATGTCCTCTATAAGGCCAGGCCGATCCGGAGGAAGGAGAACAAGTACTACATCCCCAGCGCCCTCTACAACAAAAACAACTACCCGCCCTACGCGGGGGGTGGCGGCTTCATCATGGATGGGTCGCTGGCCAAGAGGCTGCACAAGGCCTCGGAGACGCTGGAGCTGTACCCCATCGACGACGTCTTCCTAGGGATGTGCTTGGAGGTCCTGAAGGTATCACCTGTTGGGCATGAGGGCTTCAAAACTTTTGGCATTGTGAAGAATAAGAACAGCAAGATGAACAAGGAGCCGTGTTTTTTCCGGGGTATGTTGGTGGTTCATAAACTGCTGCCTCCGGAGTTGCTCCAAATGTGGGACTTGGTCCATAGTAACTTGACGTGCTCGAGAAAACTCAACATCCTTTAG